CCGGGAAAGATAGCAGCCGAAAGTTTAAATCAGATTTGGTGCCGCTAGGCAGTGGTGGTTCGAATCGAAATCAACAGTCATAGGATGATCGCTATGTTTTCGATAAATGGGCTACCAATTGCGATGGAATGTAAGAATCGCTTTTATTTATGCAAAAGGGTAGGGTACAAGATGCTTTTGTAAGCAGGGATGAGGTTGATGTTTCAATTGATTTGAATTGTTGATAAATTCATATAGTAAAAATAAGGGAGCGGTTCTCAAAGCCGCCCCCCTGTTTGTTAAGGATCAAATTTTGGGTCAGTGGTCATTTAATTGAAATTTAATTTCCGCACACTGTCACACCGAAATAGTCTAACACAGCTTGAATTGGATTACCGAAACCAGCCGTGGTGGAACCAGCGAAATGAAGCGCCACCGGATGATTACCGTCCTCTGTCACGATGAGGGAACCAGAATCTCCGCTTTCGGTCAGTTTGGTATATCCGATTTGACCTTCAAAGCGCGCATAGCCAGCCAGCGTGTAATTGACTACGATGGTGGCATTGATGGTGGTCACTTCACCAAACGTCAATCCCGTGGTTCGCCCGCATTTTTTGATCTTCATTCCAATAAATGCCTCGGCTGGAGTCGAGCTCGGTGTAAAATAATCATTCACCATGGCGCAGGTAAATTCGATCCCGGGCTTGATCTTGGCGATAGCGGCATCAATGGTATTGCTGTTTCGCAGCGGATTCCATTTGATCTCACAAAAATCCGAGAGATAGGCAACCACATCATTGTCATCTTGCGTGCAAACCACCTCATGATCCGCAGGCGCTGGCTGGACGATCCGTTCGCCGATCTGACCACGGTTCGTTTGAGCAAACACATGGTTGTTGCTCAAGAAATAGCTTTCACCGCCCTTTTCAACGACGCAGCCGATCGTGCCAGCATAGCATACGACGCCGTTTCTACCTGGAGGGTTCATCCCAATATTATTGCCTGAGACACCGCATGGCACGGGGCGAATCCGATCCGTTGGTGCTGCTTCAGCAAAAATTTCGCCGGTCTCAATCACGACCACGGGAACGCCCTCAAGCGTTTTCGGCAGTTTTTCCTCCGAGCCTGCCGCTTTTACCATGATTTGAATCGCATAGCGGCCGTCAGCCAATCGGGTCGTTCCAGTACCTACGACATTTTCGATCGTCAACAAACGATCGGTGTGCCGATTTTGAATAGCGATGACTTGATCAATACCCAAGGTGATCGGCGATGGACTAATCGCTGGTCCGATCGGCTCACGAGGACCAACCAGATCTCTGCGGCCCATCTCGCAGCCGATCCAGATCATTGCCGTTGCTACCAAAACCAATACCAATGTGATCAGAATGAAACGATTAGATTTGCTCATATCGACCTCCTATTGTTGGGTGAAAATTTAAGTATGAATTGAATGATTTGATTGTAAATCCTTCTGGAGAGTACCAAAGATTTGTCGTACGCTGCGCCGCAAGTTACAGCCATAGTAGCAACTCATCGATCTCGTGCCAATACATGATTTCCTTTGACGAAAAATAATGTAGTTTAAAAACTCAATTTCCATTGGCATCTCAAATCGAAAACCCCCATTCAAAAACGAAGCATTGAAATGGGTGTTGTAAATTTTGTCTCGGACACGTTCAACAACTCAATTGGAATTCTATTTTAAACAAGGCAAAAATTGAGTGGCGTTGGCGCAAACTTGAGATTCGGTGGCATACTGGGGTGGGCATTTCATGCCGTTATCAAATCCGTTCCATGGGTCAGAGGGGCATAAAAGAGCAGCAAACGAAATTCACTTCCAATAAATAGGGCGCATCATAATTTTTGTATAAATTCACTCGAGATCGTAGGCATAATGAGATGATCTGATCCATGGAGACGAGATATTGATCATGATAAGAGCAAACAATCTTAAAGATTCCCTTCCATTTCGATCTACCAGTGCTTTTCCCCCAAATAGCCACAAGTCGATAGGAAGATGCTTAAAAAATTCGTTAATAAATAGCCGCAAATATTTCAGAATGCTGAAAACATTTTGCAGTCAATTTTCAGCCTATTAGTGAAATCAGATTTTCGTCACGGCAAAACAAATATCTATCGAGCTAAAAAAATTTGAGTTGATTCTATGATATTTGTCCAATGGAATTGATCGGTCAATCCCAACTCGTTCTTTAAATTCGAATCAATCTATTGTCGAGAATGACCCTAATTGTTCATGTGGTTCGTTCACAATTTTTACGTCTTGCTTGCAAAAGCGGGCATCTTTTACGAATCTATTTAACTAGTCTGTTGTAAAAATCCAACATCTTTCAGAAATCAAGTGAAACTGAGAGAAGAAGGATGCTAATCCATCAAAAGAGGCACAGTTGCAGATTCGGTGAAGTCAAATTTGAAAGCATCAAAAATAGATCACAAGCAGGACATTGTCCGAAGACTCTGTCCTGCTTGTGATGAACTTTTAAAAAATCAATCAGCCAAAGAGATTATTTGATCATCATCATCTTTTTAATGACGGACTGGCCGTTGGGGAATTGGATGCGGAAGAAGTAGTAGCCAGAGGAAACGCTGGCGCCCGCAGCATCCGTGCCGTTCCATTGGACCGAATTCAAGCCAGCTTGAGCTTCGCGATTGAATACTGTGGTGATCTTTTCGCCGATTATATTATAGATTTCCACCGTCACATTGCCCGGTTCTGGGAGGTAAAATGAAATGGTGGTCGATGAGTTGAACGGATTGGGATGACTGAATGCCAGTTCCTCATCCAATTCTTTTTCAAGCTCGGCGAGCGGGCTCGGCTCAGGATTGCTGCCCGGCAGAGCATTTAATCCGCCACTGCCATCACTGCAAGCCCAATTTTCTACATTGGAAGCCGAGTCATAGGTCCAGTCAGTCTTTGTGACATTGGTGACTTTGAAACAGTAGCGGCTGACGTTGCGATAATTGCTGGATTGGGTGCTGCCCCAACCATTGGAACCGGTGGTGAACGAAACCGTGCCAGACGCGCCTTCGGTCCATTGACCTGTGACGGTTGCATTGGCTACGGCGGCGCCATTCTGATCCACGATTTGAACTTCTGCTTTCCCGTAGGACAAGCGGCTAGTCACATTCACCTTGGTCACTTTGACATCATTGACGTGCATCAGATTGCCAGCAGAATCATCATTCTGAATGGTGCCAACCCCCTGGCCATCAGTGATCGTTGCGTTCACTGGGTTGCTTAAGTTTACATAGAAAGTTTCATCCGATTCAACGGTCTGGTCGCCATTGACCTGGACAGTGACGGTCTTCGTGGTTGCACCTCCAGCACTGAATACCAAGGTTCCAGATGTGGTGACGTAATCGCTTCCAGCAGTAGCCGTACCATTGGCTGTAGCATAATCGACACGAACCTCGACATTCGGAGTAGCGTTCAGGCTGACTGTAAAGTCGAAATTGGTGGTGCCTGAGTTGCCCTCTGGTTTGGAAACGTCATTGATGGTGAGGGTGAGCTGGACGTCGTCGTTTTGAATCGTTCCGATCCCCTGCCCATCCGCGATGACGGCGTTCACCGGATTGCTCAGGTTCACGTAAAATGTCTCATCCGGCTCAACAGTCTGATCACCATTGACGGTCACGGCAATGGTCTGGGTCAGGGATCCTCCAACCGGGAAGATCAGCGTTCCCGAGGTTGCCACATAATCGCTCCCAGCCGTAGCAGTCCCATTAGCCGTGGCAAAATCGACTCGCACTTCTTGGCTGCTCGTAGCAGAGAGGGTAACCGTGAAGTTGAAATTTGTCGTTCCGGAATTGCCTTCTGGGGCAGTGACATCGTTGATCGACAAGGAAAGTTGGACATCATCGTTGAGGATGGTGCATTGGCCCTGGTTATCGGCAATGGTTGCGTTAACTGGATTGCTCAGATTGACGAAGAAGGTTTCGTCAGACTCGACCACCTGATCTCCATAGACCTGGACTGTGATCGATTGCGTGGTGCTGCCCCCGGCTGGGAACACCAACTGTCCCGAAGTCGCTGCGTAATCGCTGCCAGCAGTGGCACTGCCGTTCGCTGTGGCGTAGTCAACTCGGACCTCTTGATCGGGTGTTTTGGAGAGCGACACTGTGAAAACCGCGTTGACCGTACCAGAATTGCCTTCGGTGACCGAGATGTCGTTGATACTAATGGAAGGTGGAGCTGGCTGCCCACCCGCGACGGCATTATAAGCATTGACGCGACCCGCGCCCATCTTGCCGCTATAAGAAGCATTGCAAGAAAGTGAATAGATATTGTCAGCGGTGTCAAATAATTTTTGTTTCACTTGGCTAGCCGTCCAGGAAGGATTTTGAGACCAGATCAAAGCTGCAACGCTGGCCGCCAAAGGGGATGCCATGGAAGTTCCATCCATCGTGGCGACATAGTCGTTTTGGGGATCGTCATGATTGTGATAGAGGCTCATGATACCGACCCCGGGCGAAGCGATATCGACCCAGGTGCCGCGGGTGGACCAACTGGCCAAGCAGTCGTTTTGGTCGGTGGCGCACACGGCGATCACATCGCTGCGGCCGCCTAGATAATCCACTGCTTCATCGCCATTGTTTCCGGCAGATTTGAACACGAGGCCGCCGTTGGCCACAAAATAGTTGACTGCATCTTCTAAACCACCAGAGTTGGACGATCCCCAGCTACAGGAGACGATCTTCGCGCCATTATTCGCAGCATAATAGAACGCCTGGGCTGCAAAATCCATGCGAACTCGGCCGATCTCGTAGACATGGCGACCGCGATAATCCGCGGACCAGCCAATCCGCAACGCCATGACCTTTACACCGTTGCCATAAGGCTGCCGGGTGCCATCCCCCCAACCGCCAGATGGAGAACTGGTGCCGTAATTATTGTTGTTCAATGCCCCCACGTTCCCAGCGCAATGGGTCCCGTGACCATTGAAATCGCGAGGATCATTATCTGGC
This genomic stretch from candidate division KSB1 bacterium harbors:
- a CDS encoding S1 family peptidase; translation: MSKSNRFILITLVLVLVATAMIWIGCEMGRRDLVGPREPIGPAISPSPITLGIDQVIAIQNRHTDRLLTIENVVGTGTTRLADGRYAIQIMVKAAGSEEKLPKTLEGVPVVVIETGEIFAEAAPTDRIRPVPCGVSGNNIGMNPPGRNGVVCYAGTIGCVVEKGGESYFLSNNHVFAQTNRGQIGERIVQPAPADHEVVCTQDDNDVVAYLSDFCEIKWNPLRNSNTIDAAIAKIKPGIEFTCAMVNDYFTPSSTPAEAFIGMKIKKCGRTTGLTFGEVTTINATIVVNYTLAGYARFEGQIGYTKLTESGDSGSLIVTEDGNHPVALHFAGSTTAGFGNPIQAVLDYFGVTVCGN
- a CDS encoding S8 family serine peptidase, with translation MSKSLPLLFIILILSASLMFGQDAKVYMGDRSAVNLSIPKTTDYVANAIVVKFDPLIARTFDRTLLAQGRTGIRAIDILNQKYEANALVEMFPNAQERYFNGRAINLAGYYRIQFRNHRSDIRDVVAAYQRLSSVLKAELIGIHPVDAIPNDTRFPDQWHLSQSNDHDMDAPEAWDVETGNQQVIVGILDTGVRYFHKDLGGSNASYDNPTAADGNMWINWTEKNGVAGVDDDGNGFVDDWIGWDFVDDASQPPYYPAWPGEDADEPDNDPRDFNGHGTHCAGNVGALNNNNYGTSSPSGGWGDGTRQPYGNGVKVMALRIGWSADYRGRHVYEIGRVRMDFAAQAFYYAANNGAKIVSCSWGSSNSGGLEDAVNYFVANGGLVFKSAGNNGDEAVDYLGGRSDVIAVCATDQNDCLASWSTRGTWVDIASPGVGIMSLYHNHDDPQNDYVATMDGTSMASPLAASVAALIWSQNPSWTASQVKQKLFDTADNIYSLSCNASYSGKMGAGRVNAYNAVAGGQPAPPSISINDISVTEGNSGTVNAVFTVSLSKTPDQEVRVDYATANGSATAGSDYAATSGQLVFPAGGSTTQSITVQVYGDQVVESDETFFVNLSNPVNATIADNQGQCTILNDDVQLSLSINDVTAPEGNSGTTNFNFTVTLSATSSQEVRVDFATANGTATAGSDYVATSGTLIFPVGGSLTQTIAVTVNGDQTVEPDETFYVNLSNPVNAVIADGQGIGTIQNDDVQLTLTINDVSKPEGNSGTTNFDFTVSLNATPNVEVRVDYATANGTATAGSDYVTTSGTLVFSAGGATTKTVTVQVNGDQTVESDETFYVNLSNPVNATITDGQGVGTIQNDDSAGNLMHVNDVKVTKVNVTSRLSYGKAEVQIVDQNGAAVANATVTGQWTEGASGTVSFTTGSNGWGSTQSSNYRNVSRYCFKVTNVTKTDWTYDSASNVENWACSDGSGGLNALPGSNPEPSPLAELEKELDEELAFSHPNPFNSSTTISFYLPEPGNVTVEIYNIIGEKITTVFNREAQAGLNSVQWNGTDAAGASVSSGYYFFRIQFPNGQSVIKKMMMIK